The Bemisia tabaci chromosome 8, PGI_BMITA_v3 genome has a segment encoding these proteins:
- the LOC109041463 gene encoding uncharacterized protein, with protein MIERSDELVKYFKDRNAGAAEIANEIQKIAKNLVVEKGPFGKEQLVPYTNFLLESARKNHYSVQVIKNTGPEDSRGFYTRQIEVLQQLETEILLELKRKLRPLRSLSKKLDVYF; from the exons ATGATCGAGAGAAGCGATGAACTCGTCAAGTATTTCAAGGACCGGAACGCGGGGGCGGCGGAGATCGCGAATGAGATACAAAAGATCGCCAAAAACCTCGTAGTCGAAAAAGGTCCATTCGGAAAGGAGCAGCTGGTCCCTTATACTAACTTCTTACTGGAGTCCGCCCGAAAGAACCATTATTCTGTTCAGGTTATCAAAAATACAG GTCCTGAAGACAGTAGAGGTTTCTACACACGGCAAATTGAGGTGCTCCAACAGTTAGAAACGGAAATCCTGCTCGAACTCAAGAGGAAGCTTAGGCCGCTTAGAAGTCTTTCAAAGAAACTCGATGTTTACTTTTAA